A stretch of the Polyangiaceae bacterium genome encodes the following:
- a CDS encoding formylglycine-generating enzyme family protein, producing the protein MSGTNGTAESPWRLRCHACGARRGARLALLAALLVPLGCSKEKPKPEPEEPLVDASLEIGPKAPSERKGMLWIEPGALVAGTAPTAYPRVADSEMPGEQVILRGFYIDVFPYPNEQGAIPLTNVSQAEAKTHCEEQGKRLCTELEWERACKGPKNNVYEYGDAYKSERCNTGAPPRMLPSGMLYGCRSDFGVRDLHGGVWEWTSSHYGRGVSSEKELGSLRGGNSTAGELVGRCANVASSPVDRRAGTVGFRCCAGDTNPAEVVLRVKRGAPLTAHAKLEKELSKKLEALLPEAAEKDLGTRKGFKLQRMWTWRPIGNEELLVAGGCVGLASEPRCGVIVARMVLDEPKFLGWAGSGHWAPNVQTDVDPRDLWLFGGDKAGQFKRLIGYVWGRVSIGLIERNLPKDDDDKKKKKKKKKR; encoded by the coding sequence GTGAGCGGGACGAACGGGACGGCTGAGAGCCCCTGGCGGCTCCGGTGCCACGCTTGCGGGGCACGCAGGGGTGCGCGCCTCGCGCTGCTGGCTGCGCTGCTCGTGCCTCTAGGCTGCTCCAAGGAGAAGCCGAAGCCAGAGCCCGAGGAGCCGTTGGTGGACGCGTCTTTGGAGATCGGGCCGAAGGCGCCGTCGGAGCGCAAAGGCATGTTGTGGATAGAGCCGGGCGCGCTCGTCGCGGGGACTGCCCCAACTGCCTACCCTCGCGTCGCTGACTCCGAGATGCCCGGCGAGCAGGTTATTCTGCGCGGATTTTACATCGACGTCTTCCCCTATCCCAACGAGCAGGGTGCGATCCCGCTGACGAACGTCTCTCAGGCAGAAGCGAAGACCCACTGTGAAGAGCAAGGCAAACGCCTCTGCACCGAACTCGAGTGGGAGCGTGCCTGCAAGGGGCCGAAGAACAACGTCTACGAATACGGCGACGCCTACAAGTCCGAGCGCTGCAACACCGGTGCTCCACCTCGTATGTTGCCGAGCGGCATGCTGTACGGCTGCCGAAGCGACTTCGGAGTTCGCGATTTGCATGGCGGCGTCTGGGAGTGGACGAGCAGCCACTACGGGCGTGGCGTTTCCTCGGAGAAAGAGCTGGGGAGTCTTAGAGGCGGCAACTCCACTGCTGGAGAGCTGGTTGGTCGCTGCGCCAACGTGGCCTCATCACCTGTCGATAGGCGGGCTGGTACCGTCGGCTTTCGCTGTTGCGCAGGCGACACGAATCCAGCCGAAGTCGTGCTCCGGGTGAAGCGAGGCGCACCGCTCACGGCCCACGCGAAGCTCGAGAAGGAGCTCTCCAAAAAGCTCGAGGCCCTGTTGCCAGAGGCGGCAGAGAAGGACCTGGGCACGCGCAAGGGTTTCAAGCTTCAGCGGATGTGGACCTGGCGACCCATCGGAAACGAAGAACTCCTCGTGGCTGGCGGTTGCGTTGGACTCGCATCGGAGCCGAGGTGTGGTGTGATCGTCGCGCGCATGGTGCTGGATGAGCCCAAGTTCCTTGGCTGGGCTGGCAGCGGACACTGGGCCCCCAACGTGCAAACCGACGTCGACCCCCGTGACCTTTGGCTCTTCGGTGGCGACAAGGCGGGGCAATTCAAGCGCCTGATTGGCTACGTTTGGGGTCGCGTGAGCATCGGACTCATCGAGCGGAATCTTCCGAAAGATGACGACGACAAGAAGAAGAAGAAAAAGAAGAAGAAGCGCTAG